Proteins from a genomic interval of Candidatus Gracilibacteria bacterium:
- the lepB gene encoding signal peptidase I — protein MRMSPRVRSILMFILDVAVNAVVIIGLVILLRIFVISPFQVHGPSMCDNFNNFEGTCIRGDGEFILLYKFGYENILGWQVGTPERGDVVVFEPPEAPDEFYIKRVIGLPGETVEFKEEYVYIVNEENPDGFKLDESGYLNEDNWGFTDLPYESETSFTVPEGSYFLMGDNRRASSDARRCFSDQGCDGTNTPYVTLDKITGRAWLVMWPLNRMRVVPEPAF, from the coding sequence ATGCGCATGAGTCCTCGAGTTCGTTCGATTTTGATGTTTATCCTTGATGTAGCCGTGAATGCGGTGGTGATCATTGGGTTGGTGATTTTGCTCCGAATATTTGTGATTTCACCTTTTCAGGTTCATGGGCCTTCGATGTGTGATAATTTTAATAATTTTGAAGGCACGTGTATTCGCGGAGACGGCGAGTTTATTTTGCTTTATAAATTCGGGTATGAAAATATTTTGGGATGGCAGGTGGGTACGCCGGAGCGCGGAGATGTTGTTGTATTTGAACCGCCTGAAGCACCGGATGAATTTTATATTAAACGGGTGATTGGTCTCCCCGGGGAAACGGTCGAGTTTAAGGAGGAATATGTTTATATTGTAAATGAGGAAAATCCCGATGGATTTAAGTTGGACGAATCCGGGTATTTGAATGAAGACAATTGGGGGTTCACGGATCTTCCTTATGAAAGCGAGACAAGTTTTACGGTGCCGGAAGGATCTTATTTTTTGATGGGAGACAATCGTCGAGCGAGTAGTGATGCGCGTCGATGTTTTTCGGATCAAGGGTGTGATGGAACCAATACGCCGTATGTGACGCTCGATAAAATCACGGGGCGCGCTTGGCTCGTGATGTGGCCGTTGAATCGGATGAGAGTGGTCCCGGAACCTGCGTTTTAA
- the coaE gene encoding dephospho-CoA kinase (Dephospho-CoA kinase (CoaE) performs the final step in coenzyme A biosynthesis.) has translation MKKPFLIAITGKIGSGKSTVLQLLKKRGVAIIDCDAITRDLYNTGGKGALKIQTFFGDEFLDKKGNVDRKKLLKTLVKFPKKWAILTRIIHPTIIDELKRRIKIAKIQSDTIAVEIPVLNKKLAQIEFDELWVIDAPKTVRHNRIISRNMKKEELQAIEEVQKEIVFPDNAMVIKNTGSIQALEKKITIC, from the coding sequence ATGAAAAAACCATTTCTTATCGCAATAACCGGGAAAATCGGCTCGGGAAAAAGCACGGTTCTTCAATTATTAAAAAAAAGGGGAGTGGCCATCATTGATTGCGACGCCATCACTCGAGACCTTTACAACACCGGAGGGAAAGGCGCCCTCAAAATCCAAACGTTCTTCGGAGATGAATTCTTGGATAAAAAAGGCAATGTGGATCGAAAAAAACTCTTAAAAACCCTCGTAAAATTTCCAAAAAAATGGGCGATTCTGACGCGCATCATTCACCCGACCATCATCGATGAACTCAAGCGCAGAATCAAAATTGCCAAAATTCAATCCGATACCATCGCTGTCGAAATTCCGGTACTTAATAAAAAACTGGCTCAAATTGAATTCGATGAACTCTGGGTTATAGATGCACCAAAAACCGTACGTCACAACCGCATCATTTCACGTAATATGAAAAAAGAAGAACTCCAAGCCATCGAAGAAGTTCAAAAAGAAATCGTTTTCCCTGACAATGCAATGGTGATCAAAAACACCGGTTCCATTCAAGCGCTGGAGAAAAAAATAACGATCTGTTAA
- the gatB gene encoding Asp-tRNA(Asn)/Glu-tRNA(Gln) amidotransferase subunit GatB — MYEAVIGLEIHAHISTQTKMFCSCSNDSFGKKPNTNVCPICMGFPGMLPATNKEALKKGLVTALALHCEIPQIAKFDRKNYFYPDLPSGFQISEYDEPISKKGYVDIELEDGEKKHIRITRLHLENDAGKLTHVTGGSLIDFNRAGAPLMEIVTEPDIHSAKEAVVFAKMIQKILRYVGSSEADMEKGMMRFDASVSTRPQGDSKLYSRAEIKNLNSFKSLETAINYEIARQTALWEKGEPMKGDITVGWIDADQKTQLLRDKEDSADYRYFPEPDLPPLVITPEEVAVLKREVPELPLERRQKFLEVYKLSPSEAEFFSEEPEIANYFQKVVDVSESPAKAASFLGTVLMGKLKEENKSLRECRVSAEHLGKLIRLVNENKISNNLAKGEVFAAMFETGEDPELIVEKKGLKQVENSGEIEALVDQILASNEKVINDFKSGTKNAFGFLVGQVMKASQGKANPGMVNEMLKKKLGN, encoded by the coding sequence ATGTACGAAGCTGTCATTGGACTCGAAATTCACGCGCATATCTCCACGCAAACGAAAATGTTTTGCTCGTGCAGCAACGATTCGTTTGGGAAAAAGCCAAACACCAATGTGTGTCCGATTTGCATGGGCTTTCCCGGAATGTTGCCCGCCACCAATAAAGAAGCGCTTAAAAAAGGCTTGGTCACGGCCTTAGCCTTGCATTGCGAAATCCCGCAAATCGCCAAATTCGATCGTAAAAACTATTTTTATCCGGATTTACCGAGCGGTTTTCAAATTTCCGAATACGATGAACCCATTTCAAAAAAAGGTTATGTTGATATTGAGCTTGAGGATGGAGAAAAAAAGCATATTCGCATCACGCGCCTTCATCTAGAAAATGACGCCGGGAAACTCACGCACGTGACGGGAGGAAGTTTGATAGACTTCAATCGAGCCGGTGCGCCACTTATGGAAATCGTAACTGAACCCGATATTCACTCTGCCAAAGAAGCGGTGGTTTTTGCCAAAATGATCCAAAAAATCTTGCGTTATGTGGGGTCGTCCGAAGCGGATATGGAAAAAGGAATGATGCGTTTTGACGCCAGTGTTTCCACCCGACCGCAAGGAGATTCCAAACTGTATTCTCGCGCTGAAATCAAAAATCTAAACTCATTCAAATCCCTCGAAACCGCAATCAATTATGAAATCGCACGCCAAACCGCTTTGTGGGAAAAAGGCGAACCCATGAAAGGAGACATCACTGTGGGCTGGATCGACGCGGATCAAAAAACACAACTCTTACGCGACAAAGAGGATTCCGCGGATTACCGTTACTTTCCGGAACCGGATCTTCCGCCTCTCGTCATTACGCCGGAGGAAGTTGCGGTTCTTAAAAGAGAAGTGCCCGAACTCCCACTCGAGCGTCGCCAAAAATTCCTAGAGGTTTATAAATTATCTCCATCCGAAGCCGAATTCTTTAGCGAAGAACCCGAAATTGCCAATTATTTCCAGAAAGTAGTAGATGTTTCCGAGAGCCCGGCCAAAGCCGCATCCTTTTTAGGCACTGTGCTCATGGGTAAACTCAAAGAAGAAAATAAATCCTTACGCGAATGCCGCGTGTCAGCCGAGCATTTGGGAAAACTCATTCGCTTGGTGAACGAAAATAAAATTTCCAACAACTTGGCAAAAGGGGAGGTGTTTGCCGCGATGTTTGAGACTGGCGAAGACCCGGAGTTGATTGTGGAAAAAAAAGGCCTCAAACAGGTAGAAAACTCCGGGGAAATCGAGGCCTTGGTGGATCAAATTTTGGCAAGCAATGAAAAAGTCATAAATGATTTCAAATCCGGCACCAAAAACGCCTTCGGATTTTTGGTGGGCCAAGTCATGAAAGCCTCGCAAGGAAAGGCCAATCCGGGGATGGTGAATGAAATGCTAAAAAAGAAATTGGGAAACTAG